A single genomic interval of Microbulbifer variabilis harbors:
- a CDS encoding alpha/beta hydrolase family protein produces MQTIKTKFRVTKWRLKSLILATLLTSNAMATDIEGDWRSMLKTNDEKIIPIVIQLEENSGEWTGVLNSPSLEEMKLDITGLEVIDNRIVFEVEALDIKYEGSYINQVDLIAGANIKKGASSLTFFSRINDHIDGSSNHSQTQKKSTPYIIEDVNFKNKETSNLISGTLTKPVSRIKATAVLISGSGPQDRDESLFGHKPFAVIADHLTRQGYAVLRYDDRGVGGSSGSYQTATTKDFASDTSAAVDYLNSRSDLPQGKTGLIGHSEGGMIAPMVASRRDDIAFAILLAGPAVKIPTMLADQWYRGRKFNGLSEEILSKLKELDKEILEKIGNLELNEPLNDAIQDLIYSSIRLEGVPEEDINTQFEEVKKEYSLLIFRDYLKFNPEFYLEQIKAPLLALNGSLDFQVDAKMNLGNIQSVLNRTGHKDFTVIELDRMNHLFQIANKGSSTEYAEIKESFSPKALHVISKWLNERFKI; encoded by the coding sequence ATGCAAACGATCAAAACGAAATTTAGAGTTACCAAGTGGCGATTAAAGTCATTAATCCTAGCCACTTTATTGACTTCCAACGCTATGGCCACTGACATTGAAGGCGACTGGAGATCGATGCTTAAAACAAATGATGAGAAGATAATACCAATAGTGATTCAACTAGAGGAGAATAGCGGTGAATGGACTGGCGTATTAAATAGCCCATCTTTGGAGGAAATGAAATTAGACATTACGGGGCTGGAGGTTATAGATAATAGAATTGTTTTCGAGGTAGAAGCCCTAGATATCAAATACGAGGGAAGTTACATTAATCAGGTAGACCTAATCGCTGGTGCAAACATTAAGAAAGGCGCATCATCTCTTACATTTTTTAGCAGAATAAATGACCATATTGATGGTTCTAGCAATCATTCGCAAACACAAAAAAAATCTACTCCATATATTATTGAAGATGTCAATTTTAAAAATAAAGAGACAAGCAATCTAATTTCGGGAACTTTAACCAAGCCAGTATCCAGAATTAAAGCAACGGCTGTTCTTATCAGTGGTAGTGGTCCCCAAGATAGAGATGAATCTCTTTTTGGACATAAACCTTTTGCCGTAATAGCCGATCACCTAACCCGGCAAGGATATGCAGTATTACGCTACGATGACCGAGGCGTTGGTGGATCTAGTGGCAGCTATCAAACAGCAACTACAAAAGACTTCGCAAGTGACACCAGTGCAGCTGTTGACTATTTGAACAGCCGTAGCGACCTACCTCAGGGTAAAACTGGCTTAATTGGCCACAGTGAAGGCGGTATGATAGCTCCTATGGTTGCCAGTAGGCGTGATGATATTGCATTTGCCATTTTACTTGCTGGGCCTGCAGTTAAAATACCAACTATGCTTGCTGATCAGTGGTACCGTGGTCGTAAATTTAATGGTTTATCCGAAGAAATATTAAGCAAACTCAAAGAGTTAGATAAGGAAATCCTAGAAAAAATTGGCAATCTTGAATTAAATGAACCGCTTAATGATGCCATTCAGGATCTTATTTATTCCAGCATCAGGCTTGAGGGGGTGCCCGAAGAAGACATAAATACCCAATTTGAAGAGGTAAAGAAAGAGTACTCTCTTTTGATATTTCGTGATTACTTAAAGTTCAATCCAGAATTCTATTTAGAACAAATAAAAGCTCCGCTATTGGCTCTAAATGGTTCTTTAGACTTTCAAGTTGATGCAAAAATGAATTTAGGTAATATACAATCAGTGTTAAATAGAACCGGACATAAAGATTTTACGGTCATTGAACTTGACAGAATGAATCATCTTTTTCAAATAGCTAACAAAGGTTCAAGTACTGAGTATGCTGAAATAAAAGAAAGCTTTTCGCCAAAAGCATTACATGTAATTTCTAAATGGTTAAACGAACGATTCAAAATCTAG
- a CDS encoding alpha/beta hydrolase family protein — protein MQPIKTLFAEAKWHLKTVILTTGLISTNVMASGLEGDWRSVAQINGEKNIPVVIHLEEDNGMWKGSLDSPSLGAKGVEISMLEIRDSSITFEVEDLQINYKGTYSAAVDLVFGFISQEVTSPLNFSRASEDAKNRTSNRPQTPKGPFPYAIEEVSFKNAATGNIISGTLTKPKSNIKATAVLISGSGPQDRDETLFGHKPFAVIADHLTRQGYAVFRYDDRGIGGSSGDFRAATSKDFASDANAAVDYLNSRKDLPKGKVGLIGHSEGGMIAPMVASSRDDIGFTILLAGPGVKIPELLVDQWHRNRKFNNLPEQNMQRLSQLDKEIFERIAQLGMYESLNDEIHELLYESVKLEGAQEEELDAQVEQLKKQYTTPWFRYFVKFNPEPYLKQTKSPLLALNGSLDYQVDAKMNLSNIQSILSSAGHKDFKTIELNKMNHLFQIANKGSFSEYAELEESFSPVALEVMSSWLNERF, from the coding sequence ATGCAGCCTATCAAAACACTCTTTGCAGAAGCCAAGTGGCACTTGAAAACAGTAATCCTCACAACTGGCTTAATATCAACCAATGTAATGGCTTCAGGTTTAGAGGGGGATTGGAGGTCCGTAGCCCAGATTAATGGTGAAAAGAATATACCTGTAGTCATTCACCTGGAAGAAGATAACGGTATGTGGAAAGGCTCCTTAGATAGCCCTTCCCTTGGGGCTAAGGGAGTAGAAATATCTATGCTGGAAATCCGGGACAGCAGTATCACTTTCGAAGTAGAAGACTTACAGATTAACTACAAAGGCACTTACAGTGCAGCAGTTGATCTTGTATTTGGGTTTATCAGCCAGGAAGTGACATCCCCTCTGAACTTTAGCCGGGCATCTGAAGATGCAAAGAACAGGACTAGCAATCGACCCCAAACACCAAAGGGCCCATTTCCGTATGCTATAGAGGAAGTAAGCTTTAAGAATGCTGCGACAGGCAATATCATTTCGGGAACACTGACCAAACCAAAGTCTAATATCAAAGCAACTGCTGTTCTTATCAGTGGTTCTGGGCCTCAAGACCGGGATGAAACCCTGTTTGGCCATAAGCCATTTGCGGTAATCGCCGATCATTTGACACGGCAAGGATATGCAGTATTTCGTTATGACGACCGCGGTATTGGCGGCTCAAGTGGTGACTTTCGAGCAGCCACCAGCAAGGATTTCGCCAGTGACGCCAACGCAGCTGTAGATTATTTAAACAGCCGTAAAGATCTCCCAAAGGGTAAAGTTGGATTAATAGGACACAGCGAAGGCGGTATGATAGCTCCCATGGTTGCCAGTAGTCGAGATGATATTGGATTTACCATCTTACTTGCTGGACCTGGAGTTAAAATACCTGAGCTACTGGTTGATCAGTGGCACCGAAATCGTAAGTTCAATAACTTACCTGAACAAAATATGCAAAGACTTAGCCAGTTAGATAAGGAGATTTTTGAAAGAATTGCTCAACTCGGAATGTATGAAAGTCTTAATGATGAGATTCATGAGCTGCTTTATGAAAGCGTGAAGCTCGAAGGCGCTCAGGAAGAGGAGTTGGATGCTCAGGTTGAACAACTAAAGAAGCAGTATACTACTCCTTGGTTCCGTTATTTTGTTAAGTTCAATCCTGAACCTTATTTGAAACAAACAAAGTCACCACTTCTGGCTCTTAATGGCTCACTTGATTACCAGGTTGATGCAAAAATGAACCTAAGTAATATACAATCAATATTGAGCAGCGCTGGACATAAAGACTTTAAAACTATCGAGCTGAATAAAATGAACCACCTTTTTCAAATAGCCAATAAGGGCTCATTTTCAGAGTATGCCGAACTAGAGGAGAGCTTTTCACCTGTTGCCCTCGAAGTGATGTCCTCATGGCTGAATGAACGCTTCTGA
- a CDS encoding sensor histidine kinase, giving the protein MSIFKSPTPSAKFLAYHFGGWLIFSLVNVFSLGLQSQNHTDKIVINIIIVGFTTGISTLLTREIIYRFSLFDKNGYQQWIGFLLAAIPLGGIGAYIATGFGYLYYIFVGYEIPSSFWEVVVSNWFYLTILIFIWSFIYLTLVNQEQLRKAEHDATQLKLQLNEVKMSALMGQLNPHFLFNGLNNIRGLILEDTDKSRDMLTNLSDLLRYTLMAHKHKTVSLRDELEIVCQYIELLKIQYEDRLSFTLEVNEDLMGERIPPLLIQLLAENAVRHGIEKCKQGGELVVKITKEDNHMVITVINPGTLIRESTKESGNTGLGLINIQKRLTIQYGDKTYFGIEQQGSQVVARCHIPSSPLQLVV; this is encoded by the coding sequence ATGAGTATTTTCAAATCCCCAACACCATCCGCAAAATTTTTAGCCTACCATTTTGGTGGCTGGTTGATATTTTCTTTAGTTAATGTTTTCTCTTTAGGGCTTCAATCTCAGAATCACACCGATAAAATCGTGATTAATATTATTATTGTAGGGTTTACTACAGGGATCTCTACCCTTCTTACTCGAGAAATCATATATCGATTTAGCCTCTTTGATAAAAACGGGTATCAACAATGGATTGGCTTCCTATTAGCTGCCATTCCTCTTGGCGGTATAGGCGCCTATATTGCAACTGGCTTTGGATATTTATATTACATCTTTGTAGGATATGAAATTCCATCTTCCTTTTGGGAGGTTGTTGTTAGCAATTGGTTCTATCTTACCATTCTTATATTTATTTGGAGTTTCATTTATCTTACTCTGGTAAATCAAGAGCAATTACGCAAAGCCGAACATGATGCAACACAACTTAAATTACAACTGAACGAAGTAAAAATGAGCGCTCTAATGGGGCAGTTAAACCCTCACTTTCTATTCAATGGGCTTAATAATATTCGTGGACTAATCCTTGAAGATACAGATAAATCCAGGGATATGTTGACAAACTTATCTGACCTTTTACGTTATACGTTAATGGCCCATAAGCATAAAACTGTGTCATTAAGAGATGAATTGGAAATCGTTTGTCAGTATATCGAACTTTTGAAAATACAATATGAAGATCGATTGTCTTTCACATTGGAAGTTAACGAAGATTTAATGGGAGAGCGGATACCTCCACTCCTAATCCAGCTGCTTGCCGAGAATGCCGTTCGCCATGGAATAGAAAAATGTAAACAAGGCGGTGAACTAGTGGTTAAAATCACCAAAGAAGACAATCATATGGTAATCACTGTGATAAATCCAGGTACTCTCATCAGAGAGTCAACCAAAGAGAGTGGTAATACCGGCCTGGGGTTAATCAATATACAAAAAAGGTTAACCATACAATATGGAGACAAGACATATTTTGGAATTGAACAGCAGGGCTCCCAGGTAGTTGCTCGGTGCCATATTCCCTCCTCTCCCTTACAATTAGTGGTATAA
- a CDS encoding LytR/AlgR family response regulator transcription factor: protein MKAIIVEDSRLARNELRELLKPYKNINLIAEAKNCEEAILLISEEKPDLVFLDINLPDGNGFDILEKLDFTPQVIFTTAYDEYAIQAFEVNALDYLLKPINPEKLKKALDKTSSETPTEHTNSLTSYLDSNNKIFIKDGERCWLIEIGKIRYFENCGNHAQVFFDDSKPFIYKSLTKIEQRLNPEVFFRVNRQQIINLNFIKNIESWVNSGLIITMTDGKEIEVARRPATRLREMLSL, encoded by the coding sequence GTGAAAGCCATTATCGTTGAAGATTCTCGACTCGCACGCAATGAATTAAGAGAGTTACTCAAACCTTATAAGAATATAAACTTAATAGCAGAAGCAAAAAACTGTGAAGAAGCTATTCTCCTTATATCAGAGGAAAAGCCTGATTTAGTATTCTTGGATATCAATCTTCCTGATGGCAATGGCTTTGACATACTTGAAAAACTGGATTTCACACCTCAGGTTATTTTTACAACAGCTTATGACGAATACGCCATACAAGCTTTTGAAGTAAATGCACTGGATTATCTACTAAAACCCATAAACCCTGAAAAACTAAAGAAAGCTCTCGATAAGACGTCAAGTGAAACACCCACCGAGCACACAAATAGCTTAACAAGCTATTTAGACTCCAACAATAAAATATTTATCAAGGATGGGGAGCGTTGCTGGTTAATCGAAATTGGAAAAATTCGATACTTTGAAAACTGCGGCAACCATGCTCAAGTATTTTTCGATGACAGCAAGCCTTTTATCTATAAATCTCTAACCAAAATAGAACAACGATTAAACCCAGAAGTATTCTTTCGTGTAAATCGACAACAAATTATCAATCTAAACTTTATTAAGAATATAGAATCGTGGGTTAATAGTGGATTAATAATAACAATGACCGATGGGAAAGAAATAGAGGTTGCCAGACGGCCAGCCACTCGGCTACGTGAAATGTTAAGCCTCTGA
- the tkt gene encoding transketolase, which produces MVSSPYRRSMANAIRALSMDAVQQANSGHPGTPMGMADIAEVLWNDYLKHNPANPNWSNRDRFVLSNGHGSILLYALLHLCGYDLSIEELMNFCQLHSKTPGHPEYGCTPGVEATTGPLGQGVANAVGMALAEKVLAAQFNRPGYKLINHHTYVFMGDGCLMEGISHEVCSLAGTLGLGKLIAFYDDNGISDDGQIEGWFTDDTPKRFESYHWHVIPNVDGHDAIAIKAAIEKAHACSDKPTIICCKTVIGFGSPNKQGRKECHGQPLGEDEIALVRKTIGWDHPPFKIPEDIYAYWDQRSKGKALEKEWKGLFAKYREEYPEMAFEFVRRQSGKLPPDFLVKADSYIKQCQKDALRIPSRKASQNTLNVYGPLLPELLGGSADLAGPCFSLWSGSKRLNKKDASGNYIHYGVREFGMSAIMNGIALHGGFIPYGATFLVFMEYARNAVRMAALMKQQVIFVYTHDSIGIGENGPTHQPVEQLSALRSTPNLHTWRPCDTTESAVSWKMAITRKEGPTALIFSRQDLAPQERNTTQITQIEKGGYVLSDCEGAPEAIIIATGSEVEQAIAAKRKLTSKRIRVVSMPCIETFLEQEEPYRESVLPSTLRVRVVEEASHKDYWHKFVGFDGEIIGMDNFGKSAPGQEVMQYFEFTAEKVIESIERLLK; this is translated from the coding sequence ATGGTCTCCTCTCCTTATAGAAGAAGCATGGCCAATGCGATTCGTGCTTTATCCATGGATGCAGTCCAACAAGCCAATAGCGGGCATCCTGGTACACCTATGGGCATGGCAGACATTGCGGAGGTCTTATGGAACGATTACCTAAAGCACAACCCAGCTAACCCGAATTGGTCTAACCGTGACCGCTTTGTCCTCTCTAATGGACACGGTTCCATATTGTTGTATGCCCTGTTGCACCTTTGCGGCTACGACTTATCAATCGAAGAACTGATGAATTTCTGCCAATTGCACTCCAAGACCCCGGGCCACCCGGAATATGGTTGCACACCTGGTGTTGAGGCCACCACAGGCCCCCTAGGCCAGGGGGTTGCTAATGCCGTAGGTATGGCCCTGGCGGAAAAAGTACTGGCGGCTCAATTTAACCGCCCTGGCTATAAGTTGATCAATCACCACACCTATGTATTTATGGGGGATGGATGCCTGATGGAAGGCATATCCCATGAAGTATGCTCTCTGGCTGGTACTTTAGGCTTGGGCAAGTTGATCGCATTCTATGACGACAACGGCATTTCTGACGATGGGCAGATTGAAGGTTGGTTTACTGACGATACACCCAAGCGTTTCGAGTCCTACCATTGGCACGTCATCCCTAATGTTGACGGCCATGACGCAATTGCGATTAAAGCAGCAATTGAAAAAGCCCATGCATGTTCTGATAAGCCCACCATTATTTGCTGTAAAACCGTGATCGGCTTCGGCTCCCCGAATAAGCAAGGCCGAAAGGAATGCCATGGTCAACCACTCGGTGAGGATGAAATAGCTCTCGTTCGCAAAACGATTGGTTGGGACCACCCTCCTTTTAAGATCCCAGAAGATATCTATGCATATTGGGATCAAAGGTCTAAAGGTAAAGCATTAGAGAAGGAGTGGAAGGGTCTCTTCGCTAAATACCGTGAGGAGTATCCTGAGATGGCATTCGAGTTTGTGCGTCGTCAGAGTGGAAAACTTCCACCAGATTTCCTGGTAAAAGCCGATAGCTACATTAAGCAATGTCAAAAAGATGCACTAAGAATCCCATCTCGTAAAGCGAGCCAGAATACACTGAATGTTTACGGGCCTCTGTTGCCCGAACTTCTAGGTGGTTCAGCCGATTTAGCCGGCCCTTGTTTTAGCCTATGGTCCGGTTCTAAAAGATTGAATAAGAAAGATGCTTCAGGCAACTATATACACTACGGAGTTCGTGAATTTGGTATGAGCGCCATAATGAATGGCATTGCCCTGCACGGAGGTTTTATACCTTATGGTGCTACCTTTTTGGTTTTTATGGAGTATGCTCGAAATGCCGTGCGTATGGCGGCATTAATGAAGCAACAAGTTATATTCGTCTATACCCATGACTCCATCGGAATAGGTGAAAACGGCCCAACTCATCAGCCGGTGGAGCAACTCAGCGCCTTGCGTTCTACACCGAATCTACACACTTGGCGCCCCTGTGATACTACGGAATCAGCAGTAAGCTGGAAGATGGCTATTACACGCAAAGAGGGGCCCACCGCACTAATATTCAGTCGTCAGGATCTAGCTCCACAGGAACGAAATACCACTCAGATAACACAAATTGAAAAAGGTGGTTATGTACTGTCCGACTGCGAAGGCGCTCCTGAAGCAATCATCATTGCGACCGGCTCTGAAGTCGAGCAGGCCATAGCTGCTAAAAGAAAGCTCACTAGCAAGAGAATTCGAGTTGTGTCCATGCCTTGCATAGAAACCTTTTTGGAACAGGAAGAACCGTACCGTGAATCAGTTCTCCCCAGTACTCTCCGCGTCCGGGTGGTGGAAGAGGCTAGTCATAAAGACTATTGGCACAAGTTCGTAGGCTTTGACGGTGAAATCATCGGAATGGATAACTTTGGCAAATCTGCACCCGGCCAGGAAGTCATGCAGTACTTTGAGTTTACAGCTGAGAAAGTTATTGAAAGTATCGAGAGGCTGCTGAAGTAA
- a CDS encoding ester cyclase yields the protein MSKHPYSLALTVTFLLLGIACSAIAQSNNLEENKKTAMQAADLWHSGSKVNPDSILAPNYINNLDSATNLSIGSQKRNLKEFKAEVAKFHTAFKNVKLIDSMQVAEGDLVATHVKVSANHTGSFMGEIPTNKTITWDAVEFVKIKDGKILETWVTWDKYGFLKQIGVLK from the coding sequence ATGTCCAAGCACCCTTACTCTTTGGCACTAACTGTAACTTTCTTGCTGTTAGGTATTGCCTGCAGTGCGATTGCCCAATCAAATAACCTTGAAGAAAATAAAAAAACTGCCATGCAGGCAGCCGACCTATGGCACAGTGGGTCAAAGGTCAATCCTGATTCAATTTTGGCACCTAACTATATCAACAATCTAGACTCGGCCACAAATTTGAGTATCGGCTCACAAAAACGTAATTTAAAGGAATTCAAAGCCGAAGTCGCCAAATTTCATACGGCCTTCAAAAATGTAAAACTGATTGATTCAATGCAGGTCGCCGAGGGAGATCTTGTCGCAACCCATGTAAAAGTTAGCGCCAATCACACAGGATCATTTATGGGAGAAATTCCAACAAATAAAACCATCACCTGGGATGCCGTAGAGTTTGTTAAAATCAAGGATGGAAAAATACTAGAAACCTGGGTGACCTGGGACAAATATGGTTTCTTGAAACAGATTGGAGTATTGAAATAG
- a CDS encoding putative quinol monooxygenase: MKTPVLVFASFYPKPDKEQAVKNLLTEMVSPSRAEPGNLLYELCEQIDQKDHTIIYSLIEKYIDETALSEHKSSAHYINYRKNIEDLLSRPISVVVLKNIYQSD; encoded by the coding sequence ATGAAAACACCTGTTTTAGTCTTTGCTTCCTTTTACCCAAAACCCGACAAGGAACAAGCTGTCAAAAATTTGCTCACAGAGATGGTTTCACCATCCAGAGCGGAGCCTGGTAATTTATTGTATGAACTTTGCGAACAGATCGACCAGAAAGATCACACAATAATCTATAGTCTCATAGAGAAATATATAGATGAAACCGCGCTCAGTGAACACAAATCTTCAGCTCACTACATTAACTACCGAAAGAATATAGAAGATCTATTATCCAGACCTATAAGCGTGGTTGTACTAAAAAATATTTACCAATCCGACTGA
- a CDS encoding SDR family NAD(P)-dependent oxidoreductase yields the protein MLNLGITNKVAIVTGSSSGIGYAIAKELLANGAKVVLVARNEARLQKAENKLHKNSKSEVTSISIDITRDHAAQQIINKTLNTFGAPEILVNNAGRAHAGGLMSSTEEDWEQMTAVKLTSMRRMCKATIPYMQKKSWGRIVNMSSIGGTYPNPKLLISHVLSAAINNLSKSLALEVAPYNILVNSIGVGAIKTDNWKNNMIPFIRSNTPEYATLTDDEILVRVSNECTPVKHPGEPEDIATLAAFLCSARNNFITGDSIEASGGADRFM from the coding sequence ATGTTGAATCTTGGAATTACGAATAAAGTAGCCATTGTAACTGGCTCTAGCTCAGGAATTGGCTATGCCATTGCCAAAGAGCTTCTTGCCAATGGGGCAAAGGTAGTTCTGGTTGCACGAAACGAAGCACGCCTGCAAAAAGCAGAAAATAAGCTACATAAAAATTCAAAGTCTGAAGTAACTTCTATCTCAATAGACATAACTCGGGACCATGCTGCACAACAGATAATCAATAAAACCCTAAACACCTTTGGAGCACCAGAGATTCTAGTCAACAATGCTGGGCGCGCCCATGCTGGTGGGCTTATGTCCTCAACTGAGGAAGACTGGGAACAAATGACTGCAGTAAAACTCACTTCTATGCGGAGAATGTGCAAAGCCACCATCCCTTATATGCAAAAAAAAAGCTGGGGAAGAATAGTTAACATGTCATCTATTGGCGGCACCTACCCAAACCCAAAGCTGCTCATATCTCATGTCCTAAGTGCAGCAATCAATAATCTATCAAAATCTCTTGCATTAGAGGTTGCACCGTACAATATACTAGTTAACTCGATTGGAGTAGGCGCAATTAAAACGGATAACTGGAAAAATAACATGATCCCATTTATCCGCAGTAATACGCCAGAGTATGCAACACTTACAGATGATGAAATTCTTGTTCGAGTATCGAACGAATGTACGCCTGTAAAACATCCAGGGGAACCAGAAGACATTGCTACTCTGGCCGCCTTCCTTTGTTCTGCGCGTAATAATTTTATCACTGGGGATAGTATTGAGGCATCAGGCGGAGCTGACCGCTTTATGTAG
- a CDS encoding nitrilase-related carbon-nitrogen hydrolase — translation MPAINPIPDAMSVVLVQFSPYPASDSEGIKQNIKRIEAYVDRASLCFPGVDLIIFPEYSTYGFGFHPYAEHLKLATTIPGPETEAFGKIAKQYGVWLCVSIVELAPEPHMKPYNAMVLINGDGEVALSYRKMVPWCPMEPWSPGPEMSVCNGPKGSKLAIAICSDFDYPEVAREAAWKGANVILRPAKYMYPWDHIWGITNQVRAYENQAYVVAVNHTGEDSSYSYFGRSMACDYDGNIICSLDGSEGMTKVDLYPQLAEEARDKRLSNNYLYQIKHRGYTGMPPKGATHNPFSIYSDWDKIPKRWNRDPSKEAEKIANRGRKILAEASKKENLKSPDSEE, via the coding sequence GTGCCGGCTATCAACCCTATTCCAGATGCGATGAGTGTAGTGCTTGTCCAATTTTCGCCTTACCCAGCCTCTGATTCAGAAGGCATCAAACAAAACATAAAGAGAATTGAAGCATATGTTGATCGTGCATCTTTATGCTTCCCGGGCGTGGATTTAATCATTTTTCCTGAATACAGCACTTACGGATTTGGCTTCCATCCATATGCTGAGCATTTAAAACTTGCTACAACCATACCGGGACCTGAAACAGAAGCTTTTGGGAAAATAGCTAAGCAATATGGTGTTTGGCTGTGTGTATCAATTGTCGAGCTTGCACCTGAGCCACATATGAAACCATATAACGCAATGGTCCTGATCAATGGTGATGGTGAGGTCGCTCTTTCCTATCGCAAAATGGTTCCATGGTGTCCTATGGAGCCCTGGAGTCCCGGGCCTGAAATGTCAGTTTGTAATGGTCCAAAAGGGTCGAAACTGGCCATTGCGATTTGCTCAGATTTTGACTACCCAGAAGTGGCACGTGAAGCAGCTTGGAAGGGTGCAAATGTAATTCTAAGACCTGCTAAATATATGTACCCATGGGATCATATTTGGGGGATTACAAATCAAGTGCGGGCTTATGAAAACCAAGCTTATGTAGTAGCGGTCAATCATACTGGAGAAGATAGTTCCTACTCTTATTTTGGTCGCTCAATGGCCTGCGATTATGATGGGAACATCATATGTTCTCTAGATGGCAGTGAAGGTATGACAAAAGTTGACCTTTATCCTCAACTAGCTGAAGAGGCTCGTGATAAGCGGCTATCGAACAACTATCTTTATCAGATTAAACACCGTGGGTATACAGGAATGCCTCCTAAGGGGGCAACTCATAACCCTTTTAGCATATATAGTGACTGGGATAAGATCCCTAAGCGATGGAACCGTGATCCAAGCAAAGAAGCCGAGAAGATCGCGAATAGAGGAAGAAAAATTCTGGCTGAAGCTTCAAAGAAAGAAAACCTTAAATCACCAGATTCAGAGGAGTAG
- a CDS encoding DUF4360 domain-containing protein — MLNRILALTLCSIFSIPTLAKTLLIDGQQIEIGEVAVNGTGCPVGSVTATATDDNKNIAILFSKYSAVTNSSNPIASSDCNLAIPLSVEPGFSVGILDIDWRGTVFSADGSLINFHREYFFSGSQGPSHDNNWNSSGFENFVLNDRPPFAYYSGCDGEALIARADTVATVIGADSLFSLRSADVGAQLLLNIQIIPCDE, encoded by the coding sequence ATGCTTAATAGAATTCTAGCACTCACACTTTGTTCAATCTTTTCTATCCCCACTTTGGCAAAAACTTTACTAATTGATGGTCAACAAATCGAGATTGGAGAAGTTGCCGTTAATGGTACAGGCTGCCCTGTAGGGTCAGTAACGGCTACGGCAACAGATGATAATAAAAATATCGCGATACTTTTCAGTAAATATAGCGCCGTAACAAATTCTTCAAATCCAATTGCTAGCTCTGATTGTAACTTGGCAATACCTTTAAGTGTAGAACCTGGATTTTCAGTAGGAATATTAGATATTGATTGGCGGGGTACAGTATTTTCTGCCGATGGATCCCTTATCAATTTCCATAGAGAATACTTTTTTTCTGGCAGTCAAGGCCCGAGCCATGACAATAACTGGAATAGCTCTGGCTTTGAGAACTTTGTCCTCAATGATCGCCCACCATTTGCCTACTATTCCGGGTGCGATGGGGAGGCCCTTATTGCGAGAGCAGATACCGTTGCAACAGTAATCGGCGCCGATAGCCTATTTTCTCTGCGTTCTGCCGATGTTGGAGCACAATTGCTTTTAAATATCCAAATTATTCCTTGTGATGAATAA